One region of Pagrus major chromosome 7, Pma_NU_1.0 genomic DNA includes:
- the LOC140999858 gene encoding oxysterol-binding protein-related protein 2-like yields MNSEEEFYDAETGLESDDSCEVSFKDALVFDSKTVTDGSATHENGVWERRKTLPAEMISRNNFSVWSILKKCIGMELSKIAMPVVFNEPLSFLQRISEYMEHTHLIHKACSLSDSIDRMQVVAAFAVSAVASQWERTGKPFNPLLGETYELIREDDGYRLISEQVSHHPPVSAFHAESLKQEFEFHGSIYPKLKFWGKSVEAEPKGTMTLELLKHKEAYTWTNPMCCVHNIILGKLWIEQYGTVEIVNHSTGDKCVLNFKPCGMFGKELHRVEGHIQDKSKKKRRVIYGKWTECMYSVDPKVYESYKKSDKKTAGETKKLKHEHSCEGEEADEMPEVQETVTVIPGSALLWRITPRPPHSAEMYNFTSFAMTLNELEPGMERLLAPTDCRLRPDIKAMENGDIDAASAEKERLEEKQRASRRERSKDEEDWSNRWFQQGTNPHTGAEDWLYTGGYFDRNYTDCPNIY; encoded by the exons ATGAACAGCGAAGAGGAGTTTTACGACGCTGAGACAG GGCTGGAGTCAGATGATTCCTGTGAAGTCAGTTTTAAAGATGCCCTGGTGTTTGACAGTAAGACGGTGACTGATGGCAGCGCCACACACGAGAATGGCGTGTGGGAGCGCAG GAAAACCCTGCCCGCTGAAATGATCTCCAGAAACAATTTCAGTGTTTGGAGTATACTGAAGAAATGCATCGGCATG GAGCTTTCCAAAATAGCAATGCCGGTTGTGTTTAATGAGCCGCTGAGCTTCCTCCAGAGAATCTCGGAGTACATGGAACACACTCACCTCATCCACAAGGCCTGCAGTTTGTCTGACTCAATAGACCGCATGCAG GTTGTTGCTGCGTTTGCTGTTTCGGCTGTAGCGTCTCAATGGGAACGAACTGGAAAGCCTTTTAATCCTCTGCTTGGGGAGACATATGAGCTCATAAG AGAGGACGATGGATACAGATTGATCTCAGAGCAGGTGAGCCACCACCCCCCTGTCAGTGCCTTCCATGCAGAGTCTCTGAAGCAGGAGTTCGAGTTTCACGGGTCGATCTACCCGAAACTCAAGTTCTGGGGTAAAAGTGTGGAGGCAGAGCCCAAGGGCACAATGACGCTGGAGCTACTGAA ACATAAAGAAGCGTACACTTGGACAAACCCGATGTGTTGTGTGCACAACATCATCTTGGGGAAACTCTGGATTGAGCAGTACGGAACCGTGGAGATAGTCAACCACAG CACGGGAGACAAGTGCGTGTTAAACTTCAAACCGTGCGGCATGTTTGGGAAAGAGCTGCACAGAGTAGAAGGTCATATCCAAGACAAAAG TAAGAAGAAACGGCGAGTGATCTATGGAAAGTGGACGGAGTGCATGTACAGCGTGGACCCAAAGGTCTACGAATCATACAAGAAGTCAGACAAGAAGACGGCGGGAGAGactaaaaagctgaaacat gagcaTAGTTGTGAAGGTGAGGAGGCAGACGAGATGCCAGAAGTTCAagagactgtgactgtgatacCAGGAAGTGCCTTACTGTGGAGGATAACGCCGCGGCCTCCTCACTCTGCAGAG ATGTATAACTTCACCAGCTTTGCCATGACACTAAACGAGCTGGAGCCCGGCATGGAGAGACTACTGGCCCCTACAGACTGCCGGCTGAGGCCCGACATCAAAGCCATGGAAAATGGAGACATAG atGCAGCGAGTGCAGAGAAAGAGCGGTTAGAGGAGAAACAAAGGGCTTCACGCAGGGAACGCTCCAAGGATGAGGAGGATTGGTcaaacag GTGGTTTCAGCAGGGAACAAACCCTCACACGGGAGCGGAGGATTGGCTGTACACAGGTGGATACTTTGACAGGAATTACACTGACTGTCCCAACATTTATTGA
- the LOC140999335 gene encoding uncharacterized protein, producing MNKDGDKSAKTAPRSQKQPRAQQQVSAQKKKKDQSNKDAQSGSFSKDSQSSQCNSEKEVKSGKRAGKVSSGGTAEGQRSPGAQRKLSDASNTSEDLSKDSGCLSGKLSSSDSSSEISDCPSEGNKRDSPSCDNDLSWIDGGAYVRPDSEGKGDGNPCVKAARDSCALQPDAAGGALSLFNSSGSFMDLMMGETTEDLAREVDDLRSENEYLKDEVEELRCEMLEMRDMFQEEEVYQLQELRLQLEQANKTCRILQYRLRKAERRSIRVAQTGQVDGELVRSLEHDIKVAKSVSLRLYNELEVVRKKNSQLEWENEGLREKTQELEVAKQVLHAEVEKARESTLKKKSIRSSSSKAERRLSQQIEDDSADLRCQLHFAKEELALMCKKLTKLVSESENMREELAKYRSAYGDVDVTQSLEGKQNSAHAREAEVKVHLKLVEEEATLLSRRIVELEVENRGLRAEMSDLREKTGRGGGGGEEEEEENRDMLEENLKDREGSLKTGCTKDAEKDKSETSSLCNQSDGTIAACHITREGPVGGEWDPSDSPESDNSKNPVLSLKGMKIKDYEALLALRDHSCILSSAIQLLMTPPKNGHCSSPSCAFTSPTEVDLNGKTQKTFPPGPLNEALELLQAMLVAFIGRVETILTGDDLRKVSGDVEALRKQECAEDLRTTEVKEREKQTRQATSFQWELIRSCREPKMRLCLQILGILHQWCQVKGPGLEGKEGKDKTMSVLRGLLQDLGSELRDETKVKQCRAAESAISSMFQDERQSEADRLCSTKVRRLRRQLSPHGCTRKNWCYVSQEAAQLDREDPVKTWDHLIMPLSFPDLDFEQMSLERSHTAPEKSAFRIYYSPPSARRVQLAQLKQSPLADRESVNTASPWCTPPTSFSQLCLGSSANLSDDMKEMTAGWRQTVQVGSGRLQGQWVDVACSGTQTHMKPQMVSVGLQTDGTVTVRGSPSRVLNTSLVSARSHHISTSLDGVSGRGSRASTSSPKPYRRQSASAPSSPPSSSSLSSSSSSSSSTSRDRALWNLNHQSHSGLAWTRQTSLRVGAGQTHGSPSSTKPPTKPAAGPRYGMVTEFLRRVSGRAEKPVPVSGQKTKSGLKNLERVPTRPPAAPLHRTDSVTRIVNQRFMKQREEASRAQREEKGSSLNSSVRHSQSSSTAEEGNYDCSSSSTLTFCFARSSRSTQRPTSNQSRLLRHRYSPPVGAAADSQSCE from the exons ATGAACAAAGACGGAGATAAGAGCGCAAAGACTGCGCCCCGGAGCCAGAAACAACCCAGGGCGCAGCAGCAGGTTTCTgcccagaagaagaagaaggatcaGTCTAATAAAGACGCTCAGAGTGGCTCCTTCTCCAAAGACTCGCAGTCAAGTCAGTGCAACTCTGAGAAGGAGGTGAAGTCGGGAAAACGAGCGGGGAAGGTGTCATCAGGTGGCACCGCGGAGGGCCAGAGGAGCCCCGGCGCGCAGAGGAAGCTGTCCGACGCCAGCAACACCTCAGAGGACCTGAGCAAAGACTCCGGCTGCCTGTCAGGGAagctctcctcctcagacagcagctcagagatATCCGACTGCCCCTCGGAGGGCAACAAGCGCGACTCTCCGAGCTGCGACAATGATTTAAGCTGGATAGACGGGGGAGCTTATGTGAGGCCGGACAGCGAGGGGAAAGGAGACGGCAACCCGTGCGTAAAGGCAGCGAGGGATAGCTGCGCTCTGCAGCCGGATGCTGCTGGAGGGGCTCTCAGTTTGTTCAACTCCTCCGGGTCGTTTATGGATCTCATGATGGGGGAAACGACAGAAGATCTTGCCAGGGAGGTGGACGATTTAAGATCAGAGAACGAATACTTGAAA GATGAGGTCGAGGAGCTTCGCTGTGAGATGCTGGAAATGCGCGACATGttccaggaggaggaggtgtacCAGCTGCAGGAGCTGCGTCTGCAGCTGGAGCAGGCCAACAAGACCTGTCGCATCCTGCAGTACCGCCTCCGCAAGGCCGAGCGCCGCAGCATCCGCGTGGCTCAGACGGGACAGGTGGACGGGGAGCTGGTCAGGAGCTTGGAGCACGACATCAAG GTTGCGAAGAGTGTGTCCCTCCGACTGTACAACGAGCTGGAGGTGGTGCGGAAGAAGAATTCCCAGTTGGAGTGGGAAAACGAGGGGCTGCGTGAGAAGACACAGGAACTGGAAGTGGCCAAGCAGGTGTTACATGCGGAGGTGGAGAAAGCCAGAGAG AGCACTTTGAAGAAGAAAAGCATCCGATCATCATCCAGCAAGGCTGAGAGGAGACTCTCTCAACAGATCGAG GATGACAGCGCTGATCTCAGGTGCCAGCTCCACTTTGCCAAAGAGGAATTAGCCCTCATGTGCAAGAAGCTCACCAAGTTGGTATCAGAGAGTGAGAACATGCGCGAGGAGCTCGCCAAATACCGCTCGGCCTACGGCGACGTAGACGTCACCCAATCGCTGGAGGGCAAACAAAACTCCGCCCACGCCCGGGAGGCAGAGGTCAAAGTTCACCTGAaactggtggaggaggaggccaCACTCCTGAGCCGGCGCATCGTTGAACTGGAGGTGGAGAACCGTGGACTGAGAGCAGAAATGAGTGACCTGAGAGAGAAGacgggaagaggaggaggaggaggggaagaggaagaggaggagaatcGGGATATGTTGGAGGAAAATCtgaaggacagagagggaagTTTGAAAACAGGATGCACAAAGGACGCAGAGAAAGATAAAAGTGAGACATCTTCACTTTGCAACCAATCAGACGGGACGATTGCTGCTTGTCACATCACTCGAGAAGGTCCTGTAGGTGGTGAGTGGGACCCTTCAGACAGTCCTGAGagtgacaacagcaaaaatCCTGTACTAAGTCTGAAAGGAATGAAGATAAAAGACTATGAGGCTCTTCTCGCTCTCAGGGATCATTCCTGCATTTTGAGCTCAGCCATCCAGCTCCTGATGACGCCTCCGAAAAATGGCCACTGCTCGTCTCCCTCGTGTGCTTTCACCTCTCCGACGGAGGTGGACCTGAACGGGAAGACGCAGAAGACGTTCCCGCCGGGGCCTTTAAACGAGGCTTTGGAGCTCCTGCAGGCCATGCTGGTGGCTTTCATCGGGAGGGTGGAGACCATTCTAACAGGTGACGATTTAAGGAAAGTCTCTGGAGATGTGGAGGCTCTAAGGAAGCAAGAGTGTGCAGAAGACCTCCGGACCACAGAGgtaaaggagagagagaaacaaaccaGACAAGCCACTTCCTTCCAATGGGAACTCATCCGCAGCTGCAGGGAGCCAAAAATGCGTCTTTGCTTGCAGATCCTGGGGATCCTCCATCAGTGGTGTCAAGTGAAAGGACCTGGGCTGGAGGGAAAAGAG GGTAAAGACAAAACCATGTCCGTGCTGCGGGGGTTGTTGCAGGACCTCGGTTCGGAGCTTCGGGATGAAACCAAGGTCAAACAGTGCAGGGCAGCAGAG AGTGCCATCAGCAGTATGTTTCAGGATGAACGACAGTCTGAAGCTGACAG ACTGTGCAGCACAAAAGTGAGAAGGCTCCGCCGACAGCTTTCTCCACACGGCTGTACGAGGAAGAACTGGTGCTATGTGAGCCAGGAGGCTGCCCAGCTGGACCGAGAGGACCCTGTTAAGACGTGGGACCATCTAATCATGCCGCTTAGCTTCCCTGATCTTGACTTTGAGCAGATGTCCCTGGAGAGGAGCCACACTGCCCCGGAGAAGTCGGCCTTTCGTATCTACTACAGCCCCCCGTCAGCTCGCAGAGTCCAGCTGGCTCAGCTGAAGCAAAGCCCCCTCGCAGACAGAGAGTCTGTCAACACCGCCTCTCCCTGGTGCACGCCGCCGACCTCCTTCTCTCAGCTCTGTCTGGGCTCGTCTGCCAACCTGAGCGACGACATGAAGGAGATGACGGCCGGCTGGAGGCAGACGGTTCAGGTCGGTTCAGGCAGATTGCAGGGGCAGTGGGTGGACGTGGCCTGCTCAGGTACTCAGACCCACATGAAGCCACAGATGGTGAGTGTTGGTCTGCAGACAGATGGGACGGTCACCGTGAGAGGAAGTCCCTCCAGAGTCCTGAACACCTCCCTCGTCTCCGCCCGCTCTCATCACATCTCCACCTCACTGGACGGTGTTTCAGGCAGAGGGTCCAGAGCATCCACCTCCTCACCTAAACCGTACCGGAGACAGTCTGCATCCGCTCCATCCTCTCCCCCCTCATCCAGCAGTttgagctcctcctcctcctcctcctcctccacctccagagatCGAGCCCTGTGGAACCTGAATCACCAAAGCCACAGCGGCCTCGCATGGACCAGACAGACCAGTCTCAGAGTGGGTGCAGGACAGACCCACGGCTCTCCGAGCAGCACCAAACCTCCCACTAAACCTGCAGCCGGCCCCCGTTACGGCATGGTGACAGAATTCCTGCGCAGGGTGAGCGGCCGGGCAGAGAAACCGGTACCGGTGTCGGGCCAGAAGACCAAGAGCGGCCTGAAGAACCTGGAACGCGTTCCAACGAGGCCTCCCGCCGCTCCGCTGCACCGGACTGACAGCGTGACGAGGATCGTCAACCAGAGGTTCatgaagcagagagaggaggccaGCCGGGcccagagggaggagaaggggagCAGTCTGAACAGCAGCGTCCGACACAGCCAGAGCTCCTCCACAGCAGAG GAGGGAAACTACgactgcagctccagcagcactTTGACCTTCTGCTTCGCTCGCTCTTCTCGCTCCACCCAGAGACCGACGTCCAACCAGAGCAGACTCCTCCGACACAGATACTCGCCTCCAGTCGGCGCGGCTGCAGACTCGCAGAGCTGCGAGTGA
- the LOC141000098 gene encoding proteasomal ubiquitin receptor ADRM1-like, which translates to MASGALFPSMVSGSRGSSSKYLVEFRAGKMTMKGSTVTPDKRKGQVYIQQTDDSLIHFCWKDRTTGNVDDDLIIFPDDCEFKRVNQCTTGRVFVLKFKAGSKRLFFWMQEPKTDKDEDNCRKVNEYLNNPPMPGALGSGGSGGHDLSALGGEGGLQSLLGNMSHNQLMQLIGPTGLGGIGGLGALAGPGLANLLGSSSSSVPAASNSSTSPSTAVTPTSTSTTSRLGSSQVPTTPITPSATSAASPTATTPSTPAVTSLAAGAANPTQPIQLRDLQSILATMNVPASGQGVDLASVLTPEIMAPILANPEVQQRLMPYLPSGESLPQSSDELQNTLSSPQFQQAMSMFSSALASGQLGPLMNQFGLPAEAVDAANKGDVEAFAKAMETETKSDQEGDSKDKKDDDEDMSLD; encoded by the exons ATGGCCTCTGGAGCTTTGTTCCCCAGCATGGTGTCTGGGTCCCGCGGCTCCTCCAGCAAGTACCTGGTGGAGTTTCGGGCCGGTAAGATGACCATGAAGGGCAGCACGGTGACCCCTGACAAGCGCAAAGGTCAGGTCTACATCCAGCAGACCGACGACTCCCTCATCCACTTCTGCTGGAAGGATCGGACAACCGGGAACGTGGATGAT GACCTGATCATCTTCCCTGATGACTGTGAGTTCAAACGGGTGAACCAGTGCACCACCGGACGAGTTTTCGTATTGAAGTTCAAGGCTGGCTCCAAAAGGCTCTTCTTCTGGATGCAG GAGCCGAAGACCGACAAGGATGAGGATAACTGTCGTAAGGTGAACGAGTACCTCAACAACCCGCCCATGCCCGGCGCTCTCGGTAGTGGCGGCAGTGGAGGACACGATCTGTCCGCTCTGGGAG GGGAGGGCGGTCTGCAGAGCCTTCTGGGTAACATGAGCCACAACCAGCTCATGCAGCTTATTGGACCAACTGGGCTGGGCGGGATTG GTGGTCTCGGGGCTCTCGCTGGTCCAGGCTTGGCCAACCTcctgggcagcagcagcagcagcgttcCTGCAGCCAGTAACTCCTCCACAAG TCCGTCCACGGCCGTCACCCCCACCTCTACCTCTACCACCAGTCGGCTCGGCTCCTCCCAGGTGCCCACCACTCCCATCACTCCCTCCGCCACCTCAGCAGCCTCTCCGACGGCCACCACTCCCTCCACCCCTGCTGTGACCTCTCTGGCGGCGGGGGCAGCGAACCCCACGCAGCCCATCCAGCTGAGAGACCTGCAGAGCATCCTGGCCACCATGAACGTGCCCGCCAGCGGTCAGGGAG TGGACCTCGCCAGCGTCCTGACACCTGAGATCATGGCTCCCATCCTGGCCAACCCGGAGGTGCAGCAGAGGTTGATGCCCTACCTGCCGTCTGGAGAGTCTCTGCCTCAGAGCTCCGACGAGCTCCAGAACACGCTCAGCTCACCTCAGTTTCAGCAG GCTATGAGCATGTTCAGCAGCGCTCTGGCGTCCGGGCAGTTAGGGCCTCTAATGAACCAGTTTGGTTTGCCTGCAGAGGCCGTCGACGCCGCGAACAAAGGAG ATGTGGAAGCTTTCGCCAAAGCCATGGAAACAGAGACGAAGTCTGACCAGGAGGGAGACTCCAAAGACAAGAAAGACGACGATGAAGACATGAGTCTGGACTAA